The genomic segment CGTCTTGGCGCCGGCAAGGCGCCTAGGGCCGTCAATGCTGACGTATCTCGATCGGCTTGCCAAGTCGTGTCTGCGGCTCGCCTTGCGTGTACGCCCGGCTGCGAGTCCGTCACCCGCCCGGACGCCCGGCCGCGCCGCGAACGTTGGCGGTGCAGCGGGCGCGACGGCTGTCGACTCAGGCCAGTTCGTTGCGCATGTCGGCGATGACCTTCGCATAATCCGGCTGACCGAAAATCGCCGATCCGGCGACGAAGGTATCGGCACCGGCCTCGGCCACGCGCCGGATGTTGTCGGTCTTGATGCCGCCGTCGACCTCCAGACGGATATCGCGGCCCGACGCATCGATGATCTCGCGCGCCTCGGCGATCTTGCCCAGGGATTCGTTGATGAAGCTCTGGCCGCCGAAGCCCGGGTTGACCGACATGATCAGCACGATATCGATCTTGTCGAGCACGTACTTCAGCCATTCCAGCGGCGTGGCCGGATTGAACACCAGCCCGGTCTGGCAGCCGGCATCGCGTGCCAGCTGCAGGCTGCGGTCGATATGCTCGCTGGCCTCCGGATGAAAGGTGATCGAGGCCGCCCCCGCGTCGGCGAAGGCGCTGATGAGTGCGTCCACGGGTTTGACCATCATGTGCACGTCGATCGGCACATTCGGATGACTGCGCTTGAGCCGCTTGGCCAGCGAGGCGCACACCGGCGGACCGAAGGTCAGATTCGGCACGTAGTGGTTGTCCATCACGTCGAAGTGAATCCAGTCGGCGCCGGCTTCGATGACTGCCTCGCACTCATCGCCCAGGGCAGACAGATCGGAGGCGAGCACAGACGGCGCGATCAGCGGGGACAAGGATGAACGTGGCATGACAAAACCGTGGATCGGGTGGCGCGGCTAGTTTACGCTTTGCCGATTACCCTTGTCAGCGAAGCGTTTCATGGCGGTTCTTGTTGCACTGCATACCCTGGCGGCCGTCATCTGGGTCGGCGGATTGTTCTTTCTGGTGGGCATCCTGCGGCCGGCTGCGTCGAGCGTGCCCCTGGGCGAACGGCTGCCGCTGCTGTCGGTGGCCATGGGCCGATTCTTTCTCTGGGTCTGGATCGCGATCATCACGCTGCTGGTCACCGGCAACACCATGATCTTCGCCCTGGGCGGTATGGGGGCGGTGCCGCTGTATGTGCACATCATGCAGGGCCTGGGCTGGATCATGTTTCTGCTGTTCGGGCATATGTTCTTCTCGCCCTGGCGGCGTGTGCGTACGGCCCTGGCCGCCGGTGCGCTGGCCGATGCCGGCCGGGCCATGAACAAGCTGCGGTTTTTTGCCAGCGTCAATCTGGCCATCGGGCTGGTGGTGATCGTGGTGGGCGTATCGGGGCCGTACGGGCTGTTCTGAGCGGGCGGAGACGAGCGCGCGGCCGGGCTTGCGGCTGCTAGAATCGAGCGTCTCGATTCATTCTCCGGCCGAGCCCGCGACATGCCCGACACCCTGTTCGAATCCGATCTGTCCAGCCTGGATCTGGTGATGCGCGGCAAGGTGCGCGACGTCTACGCCATCGGCGACGACCATCTGCTGATCGTCACCACCGATCGCCTGTCGGCGTTCGACGTGATCCTGTCGGATCCGATCCCCGGCAAGGGGGTGGTGCTCACCGCCCTGTCGAACTTCTGGTTCGACTATTTCACCAACGATATTGCCAACCACCGGGCCGATATCCCGCTCAACGATATCCTCACCGCCGCCGAGATCGACCAGGTCGGCACCCGTTCGATGGTGGTCCGCCGGCTCGAGGCGTTGCCGGTCGAGGCGGTCGCGCGCGGCTATATCATCGGTTCGGGCTGGAAGGACTATCAGGCGACGGGCCGAGTCTCGGGCATTGAACTGCCGGCCGGGCTGGCACAGGCCGACGCACTGGACGACCCGATCTTCACCCCCTCGACCAAGGCCGCGGCCGGCGAGCACGACGAGGCGATCGAT from the Salinisphaera sp. T31B1 genome contains:
- a CDS encoding CopD family protein, yielding MAVLVALHTLAAVIWVGGLFFLVGILRPAASSVPLGERLPLLSVAMGRFFLWVWIAIITLLVTGNTMIFALGGMGAVPLYVHIMQGLGWIMFLLFGHMFFSPWRRVRTALAAGALADAGRAMNKLRFFASVNLAIGLVVIVVGVSGPYGLF
- a CDS encoding phosphoribosylaminoimidazolesuccinocarboxamide synthase, with translation MPDTLFESDLSSLDLVMRGKVRDVYAIGDDHLLIVTTDRLSAFDVILSDPIPGKGVVLTALSNFWFDYFTNDIANHRADIPLNDILTAAEIDQVGTRSMVVRRLEALPVEAVARGYIIGSGWKDYQATGRVSGIELPAGLAQADALDDPIFTPSTKAAAGEHDEAIDFDRVIELVGESRAIQIRHATLSIYKRAAAYARERGIIIADTKFEFGIDSAGELVLIDEALTPDSSRFWPADEYATGMSPPSFDKQYVRDYLETLDWDKTAPAPRLPQPIIDNTAAKYREAAERLTGG
- the rpe gene encoding ribulose-phosphate 3-epimerase; protein product: MPRSSLSPLIAPSVLASDLSALGDECEAVIEAGADWIHFDVMDNHYVPNLTFGPPVCASLAKRLKRSHPNVPIDVHMMVKPVDALISAFADAGAASITFHPEASEHIDRSLQLARDAGCQTGLVFNPATPLEWLKYVLDKIDIVLIMSVNPGFGGQSFINESLGKIAEAREIIDASGRDIRLEVDGGIKTDNIRRVAEAGADTFVAGSAIFGQPDYAKVIADMRNELA